The DNA region GTTGAGCGGCACGCCCCAACATCCCCCCTTCGGGGGGCTTGGGGGGCGATCCGTGCGCGCTTGCGCGCACACGATTGCCGTTGTTGCCTTGCGCGCGCTTTGCTTGCAAGCCGCGTGACGGGGTGGCCGGGGTCCCTGGCGCGCGGCTTGCGAAGCGCGCGCAAGGCAACAACGGCCAACGACCGCGAGCAGGACGCGAGCGTGCAGAACCTCGGCACTCCCGTTGAACGAAGACGGCCAGGGATGGCCGTGCTAGCCCGGCGCGGCGCTTGCGGTTGTTTTGCAAGCGCCGTGACGGGCGGACCGTGAGCCACGGTGAACGTGATATCGAGCGGCACATCGTGTCACGCCTTGACGTCCTCATTGCTCTCGTCTTTCTTCTTTCGCGGGCCGCGTCGGTTAGGTCGTGGGGCGTAGGGTCGGCGGTAGAACTGTTGCGGCGGTGTCGTGTCGCTTTCGGTTTCGGTTTCCTCTTCTTCCACTTCTCTCGCGAGCACGGTGAGCAACGCGTCACGTTGCGCATTCGGTGTCGTGTTGCTGGTGGTGTTGCGATGGCACGTTGCCGGATGCGTCGCCTCATGCACCGCCTTCAACTTGTTGAGTGCGACGTGCGTGTAGATCTGTGTGCTCTCTAAACTCGCGTGTCCGAGCAACGCTTGGATGAAGCGTGTGTCGGCGCCGTTGTCGAGCATGTGAGTCGCGCAGGCATGACGGAACAAGTGACAGGCGCCGCGCATCGTGATGCCGGCGTTCTGGATGTGCTCCTTGACGATGCCGGTCAAGTGGTCGTCGGTCAGCGCATCACCTTGCGAGGTTAAGAACATGATGCCTTCATCACGACCGCTGATGAACGGATCGCGCCCGTCACGACGATAACGATCGACCCAACCACATGCGCGCTCACCGAGGGGCACGATGCGATCCTTGGCACCTTTGCCGTTGCGCACGAGTAGCGAGCCGCGTTTCGTGTCCACGTCATAGATCAACAACCGCATTAGTTCCGAGCGCCGGATCGCGCTGGAGTAAAGCACTTCGAGGATCGTTCGATCGCGTAGGCCCAACAACGTCACGGTGTCCGGCATGGCGATGATGCGCTCGACGTCGGCGACCGAGAGCACGTAGCGCGCCAGGTTGTGAACGACTTTCGGCAACTCAAGCTCGCTCGCCGGGTTGTAGAGGATGTGGTGCTCGCGTGTGAGCCAACGGAAGAACGCTTTTAGCGGTGCAAGCTCGGTGTACTGGCTGCTGAACGAGAGCGGTTCGCCGTTCGGTTTGCGGTAGTGATAGAGATGGCGCTGGTAGCGTTCGAGGATGGGCAACGTGATCTCGCGCGGATCGTTGAGTCCACGTTCGTCGCCCCAGAGGATGAAGCGTTTGATGGCACGCTGCCGGTGTTGCAGCGTGCGCGGTGACAAGCCTTTGGCACCAGTGGCATCGATGAAGTCGCGCAGCGCGCGACTTAAGCCGTTGGCAGGCAGTTGCCAACGACGGCTTCGCAGACCGGCAGCGTTTTTGCGTTGCGCTCTACGCATACGTTCCTACGCCTACGATTCCGTTTCGGTTTCGGGTTCCGGAAGTGCGTTTTCGAGCAGGTCATCGCGCGAGGCGGATTCCACGCTTTGATTGCCGAGGGTTTCGTTATTTTTTGTGGGCCGCGATCCCCCCGTGTTGACCCCGCGTTGGGGGCGCGTTGACCCCGCGAACCCCCCGTCCGACCCCCGCGAACTTTTTGTTGTAGATGTAGATCGCAACTTCTCGACGTCGATCAAGCCGGGCACGAACGGTTTGCCGTCTTTGCCTTTGCCGTCGTAGATCAACTCATACACGAACGATTGGCCGCGGCCGCCGCGATGCACGATCAAGTATTCGAGCTCGACGAGGCGATCGATGTGCAGACGTAATTGCGTGTCACTTAAGCTCGTGAACTCGCGAACCTCACGCCGGCTAAAGCGGAAGTCGCATCGGTCCATCTTTAAGCGCACGCACGACGCGCTCACCATGTGATCGAGCAACAACAACAGCCGCCGCGTTTGCGGCGGTAACTCATCGAGCGTGCGACCGAGCACGTCGTGCGCAAGTTTGTTGGCGATCTCGATGTCGTCCAAGCTCGCCTCGATGTACTCCTTCGGTTGGCCGCGATGGGTCATGGTTTTGATGATGCGCTGGTGCTGGTGCACGAGCGCGATCGCGCGGATGAGCGCGAGGTACTTGGTGTGATCGCGACGCATCCGGGTCGCGGTGTCGGGGAACGTGAGCGCCCGCGCGAACGGATTGACGACGTGCAACGACTTTAACAAGCGTTGCGCGTTCTGATGGAGCTTGAGCAGATGGCTCCGCTCTTCTTTGGCGATGAACCCTTCGAGCGTTTCGGCTTCGCGCTGCAACTGATGGATCGCACGTGTTTGCTCGCGGTTCTCATCGACGGCTAGGACTAAGCAACGGTTCATGAGCTCGTCGTCGATGTCGATGGCGGTGGTGGTCATAAAGATCATGACCGGACCCTCGACGCTGTAAGGCTGTGTCTCAAGCCGGCCGGTCTCCGGATCTTTGGCGGTGCTCGCGATGGTGAGCTTGCCTTCACTCTGCAACAGCTTTAACGCATACGAGGCGCGCGCCGCACCTTCTTCTTCGGAGAGCGCGAGCACTTTGTGTTTGAGATTGATGTTGCCCATGTAGAACAACGCCTGACCCGTGATCGCGGAGTATTGGATGCGCTCTTCCTCCGGCACGAACGCAAGGCACGCCTCCATCAACGACGATTTGCCGGCAGCGCTCGTGCTCTGCACGATCACCGCCAGCGGTTTGTCGAGCTTGCGCGAGACGGCGGCTAAATAACCGACGAGCTTGTTGGTCTCTTCGCCGACCACGCCGCAGGCGTGGAAGTCGGCGAGGATGCGATCGAGGAGCTTTACATCGCGCAACAGATCGAGGGCGGCTTTCTTTTCGTCGTCGGTGAGTGTGACGAGCTCGGGCTTTTTGTCGTTGGTCTTCGCGAGTGTCGCTTCGTGGAGCGCTTCGAGCTTTAAGTAGATGCGGCCCAGGTCTTTGATGAGCACGTCGTCTTTTAGGTTTAACTCTTTGGCCGCAAGGGTGGCGAACATCGCGCGGTGACGCGCGATGTTGATGTCGAAGGTATCGACGTGGAAGGCGTCGTTGCGTGAGACGAGCACGTTCACTTTGATCGGGGTGAGGCTCGGGTTTTGCGCAAGGCCACGGATGCGGTAACGCCGGTCACCAAGACCGATCAGGATTTGCTCGCCGTCGATCTCGGTCACCAGCTCGACTTTCGGTGCCTCGGGCAACGGCGAGGCCGGGGCCGCCGGCTCGATGATCGTCGGCGACACGATCTCGCTCGGCGTCGTTGCTTCGATGAGTACCGGTTCGATATCGACACTCATCGTGTCGGTGGTGAGCGCCGGTGCCTTACCTTTGCCGAGCCAGATGGCGGAGCGGATCACAAGCCCTAAGCTCTTCGATGCCGGTTGCATGCGCAACGCGTACTCGTTCGCGTCCATGCCTTTCGGGAACTCGATGCGGTAGCAATCAATGCCGGCGTTCAACAACAACTCGGCGACCTTGGCCGCACCGACATCGCCGGCCTCGTCGCGATCGTAAGCAATGAGCACGCGCTTCGTGCCGTACTTTTGGAACGCGGCTAAATGATCGTCGGTGAAGCCGCCGGTGCCGTAACTCGATGTGACGTGACGGAAGCCGGCGCACCAGAACGTGAGCGCGTCGATCAACGCTTCGCACAGGATGATTTCGTCGCTCACTTTGATCGCGTCGAGGTTGAAGACGCCGGCATGTGGACCGGGCAGGTAAAGATGTTTCGGCTCGCCTTCTTTCACCTTGCTCGTTTTGCGACCGTAGACCTCGACGACATTGCCGCCCGCATCGAGGATCGGAACGATGAGGCAACCGGCGAAGTGCTCGTGACCGCTTGCGCGCATGATACCGAGCTTTTCGAGTTGGGCGCGGATGTCGGCGCCGCTCTTGCGTTGTTTGTTCGGCAGACGCAGACCCAACGTGCGATTGGCAAGGCCGAGCTTGAAGTACTCAATGGCTTCGCTCGATACGAGGCCGCGCTTTTCGAGGTACGCCAAGCCCTCGCGGTTTTGCGTCAAGGTGCGGTGGTAGTAGTCGATGACTTGGTTGAGCAATGCTTGGTCATCAGCATCGAACTGCACCGGCGGCGGTAAGGCGCGCACCGTGGTTTGTTTGACGGGCTGCGCGGTTAAAGCACCAATGCCCTCGCGCAACAACTCATAAGCATGACGGAACGATACGCCGTTGCGCTTCATGACCCACTGGAACACGTCGCCGCCTTCGTGGCAGGCGCCTAAGCAATGCCAGAGATTTTTGTCAGGGGTGATCGCAAGCGATGGGGTTTTGTCGTCGTGGAACGGGCAGCGGCCCATTAAGGTTTTGCCGTGGCGCTTGAGCTCGATGCCGGCGGCCTCGACGAGGCGTTCGATGGAGACGGTTTGTTTGAGGCGCTCGATGTCGTCGGGTGGGATGCGTTGGGGCATGACGGGCTCCGTGGCTTACGTCTCGTTGTCGGGGTCGATTACTTCGAGCGCGAGCAGTCCGCGCGCGACCGCGACACGTACCTCGGCGCCAATGGTGAAGCCAGCTTGATCGAGCCAACGGCCTTGCAGGCGAAGCAGCGGTATCGGCTGAGGAAGTTGACGCGGGTGACGAGTGCCACGGGACTCGACGCGGGTGCGGTTGACCGTCAGGCGGCGCGGTTTCATCGAGTCAGTAAGCTCCGTTTTTCTGGTTTTTCGCCGAACCCTGTCAATAGGGTTTGAGTAAAAATAACTCGGGCGCTAGAGTACTCTTATTACGAGTCTTGTCAACTCTCACATTCAGAGGTGGGCCTTATGCTGATGGCGTCGCAATCAGAGTCGGTGGTGAGAGTGATGACCCCGGATGAGCAACAGTTTTTGAAGGCGCTCGGTGGCCGCATCGCCGCGCTGCGTAAGGCACAAGGTGTGAGTCAACGCGCAATGGCCGATGAACTCGGGATCGCGCAGCAGACCTACGCGCACTATGAAGTCGGCCGCATCCGTATGCCGATCGCGACACTGCCGGTGATCGCGCAGTTCTTCGGTGTCAGCGTCGATGAACTGCTCGGACGCAAGAACGGCACCGGCAAGCGCGGACCGGCGCCGAAGCTGCAACAGCAGATCGAACGGTTAAGTCGGTTGCCGAAGGCGAAGCAGAAGTTTGTGATGGAGATGCTGGAGGGCGTGCTCAGTCAGGCGAGCCGCTAAAACGATGAAGCCGGCGTGAGCCGGCTTCATGGGTTGTGTTGATGGGTTGCACCCATCCTACCGCGCTTCTGACGCCCTCGGCCGGCTTTTTATTTTGCTTTTCTGCCCTACACAGACTGCGAAATTATCAAAATATCGTCGTCGTCCTCTGGGTAATGCAAAAAGCCCAGCTCATCCGTTTCAATCATCACACCGCTTGATAATGTACCGCCACCAACAAGCTCTTCCTTTGTAAGCCAGCTGTCATACCCGTCAAGGCATTCCCGCTTATCGTAGTCACATACGACGGTGCCTCGGACATTTCCTTCCACGAGAACATGATCGCCAACGTTTATTTCTGTTCCATTTTTATAGCGCATACATTGCACCTAAATTATTTAATAAAGGGCTCAATAGGAATCCACGTTGGCTGGATTTCATTTGGTTTCGCAACCCATTTCTGTTTTGCCCAAAAGCAGTCGCACTTTGGATAGGGCATTTGATTAGCAATAAATATATTGTGGTGAGAACCATAAACGCCATGCTGCTTTTGATTGTCCGGGATAACGTCTAGCGGTCGGTACCCAATAGTGCCAACTGGAACGATTTTACCGCTCACTGTTTTACAGGGAGGACATTTTTTATCGTCGCACTGTTGTGTAACAGGAGTTGCTGCTCCTGCACCAGCAGCTATTGCTCCTAATAAGACTCTTGCCCCAGCGCCGATTGCGATTCCTTCAATAATACAGGCATCTTCAATACACAGACCGGACGGATCGGTCCATCGCAGTGGATTGTTGCGAACGTAGGTGTAAGTGTTGGGACCACCCTCCAACCCAATCGGATCACTGGTGAGGTAACGTCCCAGCGCCGGGCTGTAATACCGATTCCAGTTATAGAACAGTCCACTCTCCGCGTCCGCGTACATGCCAGCATACCTCAAGTTAACCGTCGCCGTTCCGGTCGGGCTCGTCTCCCCAAACGCCCTACCCTCCCAGCGCCAGACGACAGTCGTGTTGCTGGCGTTGGTGCCCAGCCGCGGGGTTCCTTCATGATCGGTGTGTAGGTAGGTCAAGGTCTCGGTGTTGCCGCTACGTTTGACTTGTGCGATCGGGAGGTTGTCGGTGTAGACGTAGACGACTTTGACGGTGCCGGTGTTGCTGGTTTCTAGGATGAGGTTTCCTGTCAGGTCGTAGTGGTAGACGGTCGTGGTGTTGCCCTCGACTTTGCGGGTTCGCTGGCCTAGGTGGTTGTAGGTGTAGGTGCCTCAGTAATAGACCATCGGCACGGTAGGTTCTGCCCGTGAGCAGGGTCGTGGCGAGGCTGTTTGCCGTCCCGGTGACGCCGGTGATTCTGCCGAGGGTATCTCTTGGGTAAGTGACGACGCGGTTGTCGGGATAGGTGATGCTCTTTATCCGGTTGCCGGCGTCGTAGGTGGTTTGGGTGAGATACGTTTTTCCGAGTTCGGTTTTGCGCTGAGTTACTACGTTGCCGAAGGCGTCGTAGCCGTAGACCGTCGTGCCGGATTCGTCGGTGACTTGGCAGAGGTTGCCGTTGCCTAAGGTGCAGTTGGTCGCGGTGTCGTAGACATAGATCACGTCGACGTCGGTCGGGTGGTCGATCAGTTTGAGTCGGTTGAGGGCGTCGTAGGTGTACTTCACCGTGATGCCGCGGGCGTCGGTAACTTGCTTTACGTTGCCGGCGTCGTCGTAGACGTAGGTGGTGGCGCCCCGATCCGGGCTCGTCTCTTTTAAGAGATTGGCTAAATCGTCGTACTCATAGGTGGTGGTGGCGTTGTTGGGCGCCTTCACTTGAACGAGTTGGTCGTTTTGGTTGTAGCCGTAGGTGGTAATGCCGCCGAGGTTGTTGACCGTTTGGATGAGGCGGTTTAAGGCGTCGTAGGTATGGGTGGTGGCGATGCCGCTACTCGCCGCAACCTGCTTGGGGTCGGTCTCATTAGTAAGGTTGCCGATGGCGTCGGTGAGTTGTTGGGTGATGGCGCTGCCGACGGTGATCGCATTGACGTGATTACGCAGGTCGTAGGCGGTGTCGATCTGGCGTACTAAGGTGCCGGTCAGGTCGTAGGTCGCTGCTTGGGTGCGGTTGCCTTTTAGATCGTAAGTGTAGGTAACGCGGTTGCTCTGATTGTCGGTAATCGAGGTGAGCTGTTGAGCCGCGTTGTAGGTGTACGTCAACACAACGCCATCGGGTAACGTGATCGACGTAACGTTGCCGGCGGGGTTGTAGGTGTAGCGCGTGATTCGGGAGGCGCCGGTCGCTGGTGTTTGGGTGATGGTTCTCACCTTGCCCCGTGGCTCGTAGTCGTAGACGGTCTTGAGACCATTGGGGTCGGTGATCTGAGTGACACGGCCAGCCGTGTCGTAACTGTCGTAGGTGGTGATGTGGCCGACGGCGTTAGTGACGGACTTCAATTGGCCACAGGCGGTGCCGGTGGTGCAGTCGTAGTACGCCAGCGTGGTGCTGTCGCTGACGTCGGTTCTTGGGCCGTCGATGGTGGTGACTTGGCTGTTGGCGTTGTAGCCGAGTGTGATGGTGCGAGTCGCTGTTGTAGGTGTAGGTGGTGACGCGACCTTCCGGGTCTTTGCGACAGGTGACGTTGTTGTTGCTGTCGAATGTTTGGGTTAAAGCTTTGTTGTCACTGGTGTTGAGTTTGGCAATGAGGTTCTTCACGCCCAGATTGGGTTGGAAGGTGTAGATGGAGGTGGTGTTGACGGCGTCGCGAACCGTGGTCTGCGTGTCGGAGTCGTATTGTAAGGTGGCTTTTTCTGCCCCGCCGGCGTGTTCGGTCGATGTGGCTTTGCCGTTGGTGTCGTAGGTGTAGGTGCTGTAACGGGTGATGACGCCGGTGGTGTCTTTATAGGAGATGCCGGTTAGGTGGTGCGG from Gammaproteobacteria bacterium includes:
- the xerC gene encoding site-specific tyrosine recombinase XerC, which gives rise to MRRAQRKNAAGLRSRRWQLPANGLSRALRDFIDATGAKGLSPRTLQHRQRAIKRFILWGDERGLNDPREITLPILERYQRHLYHYRKPNGEPLSFSSQYTELAPLKAFFRWLTREHHILYNPASELELPKVVHNLARYVLSVADVERIIAMPDTVTLLGLRDRTILEVLYSSAIRRSELMRLLIYDVDTKRGSLLVRNGKGAKDRIVPLGERACGWVDRYRRDGRDPFISGRDEGIMFLTSQGDALTDDHLTGIVKEHIQNAGITMRGACHLFRHACATHMLDNGADTRFIQALLGHASLESTQIYTHVALNKLKAVHEATHPATCHRNTTSNTTPNAQRDALLTVLAREVEEEETETESDTTPPQQFYRRPYAPRPNRRGPRKKKDESNEDVKA
- a CDS encoding toprim domain-containing protein: MPQRIPPDDIERLKQTVSIERLVEAAGIELKRHGKTLMGRCPFHDDKTPSLAITPDKNLWHCLGACHEGGDVFQWVMKRNGVSFRHAYELLREGIGALTAQPVKQTTVRALPPPVQFDADDQALLNQVIDYYHRTLTQNREGLAYLEKRGLVSSEAIEYFKLGLANRTLGLRLPNKQRKSGADIRAQLEKLGIMRASGHEHFAGCLIVPILDAGGNVVEVYGRKTSKVKEGEPKHLYLPGPHAGVFNLDAIKVSDEIILCEALIDALTFWCAGFRHVTSSYGTGGFTDDHLAAFQKYGTKRVLIAYDRDEAGDVGAAKVAELLLNAGIDCYRIEFPKGMDANEYALRMQPASKSLGLVIRSAIWLGKGKAPALTTDTMSVDIEPVLIEATTPSEIVSPTIIEPAAPASPLPEAPKVELVTEIDGEQILIGLGDRRYRIRGLAQNPSLTPIKVNVLVSRNDAFHVDTFDINIARHRAMFATLAAKELNLKDDVLIKDLGRIYLKLEALHEATLAKTNDKKPELVTLTDDEKKAALDLLRDVKLLDRILADFHACGVVGEETNKLVGYLAAVSRKLDKPLAVIVQSTSAAGKSSLMEACLAFVPEEERIQYSAITGQALFYMGNINLKHKVLALSEEEGAARASYALKLLQSEGKLTIASTAKDPETGRLETQPYSVEGPVMIFMTTTAIDIDDELMNRCLVLAVDENREQTRAIHQLQREAETLEGFIAKEERSHLLKLHQNAQRLLKSLHVVNPFARALTFPDTATRMRRDHTKYLALIRAIALVHQHQRIIKTMTHRGQPKEYIEASLDDIEIANKLAHDVLGRTLDELPPQTRRLLLLLDHMVSASCVRLKMDRCDFRFSRREVREFTSLSDTQLRLHIDRLVELEYLIVHRGGRGQSFVYELIYDGKGKDGKPFVPGLIDVEKLRSTSTTKSSRGSDGGFAGSTRPQRGVNTGGSRPTKNNETLGNQSVESASRDDLLENALPEPETETES
- a CDS encoding type I addiction module toxin, SymE family; this encodes MKPRRLTVNRTRVESRGTRHPRQLPQPIPLLRLQGRWLDQAGFTIGAEVRVAVARGLLALEVIDPDNET
- a CDS encoding helix-turn-helix domain-containing protein; translated protein: MLMASQSESVVRVMTPDEQQFLKALGGRIAALRKAQGVSQRAMADELGIAQQTYAHYEVGRIRMPIATLPVIAQFFGVSVDELLGRKNGTGKRGPAPKLQQQIERLSRLPKAKQKFVMEMLEGVLSQASR
- a CDS encoding RHS repeat protein, which codes for MKSVTNAVGHITTYDSYDTAGRVTQITDPNGLKTVYDYEPRGKVRTITQTPATGASRITRYTYNPAGNVTSITLPDGVVLTYTYNAAQQLTSITDNQSNRVTYTYDLKGNRTQAATYDLTGTLVRQIDTAYDLRNHVNAITVGSAITQQLTDAIGNLTNETDPKQVAASSGIATTHTYDALNRLIQTVNNLGGITTYGYNQNDQLVQVKAPNNATTTYEYDDLANLLKETSPDRGATTYVYDDAGNVKQVTDARGITVKYTYDALNRLKLIDHPTDVDVIYVYDTATNCTLGNGNLCQVTDESGTTVYGYDAFGNVVTQRKTELGKTYLTQTTYDAGNRIKSITYPDNRVVTYPRDTLGRITGVTGTANSLATTLLTGRTYRADGLLLRHLHLQPPRPANPQSRGQHHDRLPLRPDRKPHPRNQQHRHRQSRLRLHRQPPDRTSQT